A stretch of Desulfarculaceae bacterium DNA encodes these proteins:
- a CDS encoding CDP-alcohol phosphatidyltransferase family protein, giving the protein MPPQAALTAEATPRRPSGVVRLVPQAVTPNHISFFRLACALAMVPVSMSGASLGWVVLLGFTAGMSDLLDGAVARQRGQVTKLGAFLDPLGDKILALAATIVVLERGVIGWPMVIAILAIEAHAVLIPLMHILRQSIRRQPVWPAPKVTPSQAGKVKTFGLACGLGFMIIATWTGWTWLLALAWMCAWSALALGAVASAMYYVNWFRGMYDPGRETGGPAK; this is encoded by the coding sequence TTGCCGCCGCAAGCCGCCCTGACCGCTGAAGCAACCCCGCGCCGCCCCTCGGGCGTGGTGCGCCTGGTGCCCCAGGCCGTCACTCCCAACCACATCAGCTTTTTCCGCCTGGCCTGCGCCCTGGCCATGGTGCCGGTGTCTATGAGCGGGGCCAGCCTGGGCTGGGTGGTGCTCTTGGGCTTCACCGCCGGAATGAGCGACCTCTTGGACGGGGCCGTGGCCCGGCAGCGGGGACAGGTGACCAAGCTGGGGGCCTTCCTGGACCCCCTGGGCGACAAGATCCTGGCCCTGGCCGCCACCATCGTGGTGCTGGAGCGCGGGGTCATCGGCTGGCCCATGGTGATCGCCATCCTGGCCATCGAGGCCCACGCGGTGCTCATCCCCCTCATGCACATCCTGCGGCAGTCGATCAGGCGCCAGCCGGTGTGGCCCGCGCCCAAGGTGACCCCCAGCCAGGCGGGCAAGGTGAAGACTTTCGGCCTGGCCTGCGGCCTGGGCTTCATGATCATCGCCACCTGGACGGGCTGGACCTGGCTGCTGGCCTTGGCCTGGATGTGCGCCTGGAGCGCCCTGGCCCTGGGCGCGGTGGCCAGCGCCATGTACTACGTGAACTGGTTCCGAGGAATGTACGACCCAGGCCGCGAAACCGGCGGCCCGGCCAAATAG